Part of the Hyalangium ruber genome, CGCACCACCCCCGCCTGCGTCTCCTTCAGCGCCTCCAGGCACTCCTCGCGCGAGCTCCCCTCGCGCGGCAGCTCCTCCTGCAGGAAGCGCAGGTTCGCCTGGATGAAGGCCAGCGGGTTGTTCACCTCGTGCGCCACCCCCGCCGCCAGCCGCCCCACCTGTGCCAGCCGGTCCGCCTCCTGCGCCCGCGTCTGCGTGGCCTCCAGCGCCTCCCGCGTCTGCTGCCGGTCCTCCTCCGCCTTCGAGCGCGCCTGCTGCAGCTTCGTGTAGAACCCCGAGGACTGCACCGCCAGCAGCCCCGCGCAGGTGATCAGCAGCCCCCACATCCCCACCACCGTCGCGGGCCGGCCCTCCAGCACGAGAATCGTCAGCGCCGCCGCCAGGCTCATCCCCGAGCCCACCAGCGAACGCCGCACGCTGCCCAGCGACAGGGTGATGCCCATCAGCGGCATCGCGCAGAACCAGGCGAACACCGCGCTCTGGCTGCCGCCCAACCGCCAGATGATCAGGCTCAGCGACAGGTTGGGCAACAGCAGCGCCGTGATGGCCCAGCTCACTCCTGGCCGCTGCACCCTCAGCGCCTTCAGCCCCAGCATGACCCCCACCGAGAGCACCGCCCACGTCACCCGGATGGCCAGCGTGTCCCACGGCACGCGCGGCAGCACCGCCAGCACGTCCACCGCCCAGAAGGGCAGAATCATCAGGAACAGCAGTCCCATCAACCGCTGCTTCTGCCGCTTCGTGTTGGCGCTCATGCCAGGGGGCAGGATGGGAGAGGACACGGAATTCGCTCTATTGCCGCGATACGAGCAAAATCCAATCTCATGGGGAGACAGGAGCGTCAAGCCATTGAAAACACAGCCGAAAGCTCCCCTGCCAGGCGATCGAGCCCCCCACTCCGGGCCCGCGAAAAGGACGCCTCGGGCTAGGGGGTGGCGGGGGCGCGCCGGGCCCGCGCGGAGGCCTTGGCTCGGGCG contains:
- a CDS encoding sensor histidine kinase, with product MSSPILPPGMSANTKRQKQRLMGLLFLMILPFWAVDVLAVLPRVPWDTLAIRVTWAVLSVGVMLGLKALRVQRPGVSWAITALLLPNLSLSLIIWRLGGSQSAVFAWFCAMPLMGITLSLGSVRRSLVGSGMSLAAALTILVLEGRPATVVGMWGLLITCAGLLAVQSSGFYTKLQQARSKAEEDRQQTREALEATQTRAQEADRLAQVGRLAAGVAHEVNNPLAFIQANLRFLQEELPREGSSREECLEALKETQAGVVRIQQIVQDLTALARGGAETQPRELGSCPLSMVIEESMRVASVRLKRLAVEVEVPTGVPAVRADARQLGQVLLNLLLNAADALEESRVERPKVALRVQAREQRVWLVLEDNGPGFPAEHLSRLFTPFFTTKAKGKGTGLGLALSRQYVEGFGGSLRAENRPEGGARFTVELLSA